One Bos indicus isolate NIAB-ARS_2022 breed Sahiwal x Tharparkar chromosome 22, NIAB-ARS_B.indTharparkar_mat_pri_1.0, whole genome shotgun sequence DNA window includes the following coding sequences:
- the MAPKAPK3 gene encoding MAP kinase-activated protein kinase 3 isoform X2 has translation MDCSPPGSSVRGISQLLYDSPKARQEVDHHWQASGGPHIVRILDVYENMHHSKRCLLIIMECMEGGELFSRIQERGDQAFTEREAAEIMRDIGTAIQFLHSRNIAHRDVKPENLLYTSKDKDAVLKLTDFGFAKETTQNALQTPCYTPYYVAPEVLGPEKYDKSCDMWSLGVIMYILLCGFPPFYSNTGQAISPGMKRRIRLGQYGFPSPEWSEVSEDAKQLIRLLLKTDPTERLTITQFMNHPWINQSMVVPQTPLHTARVLQEDRDHWDEVKEEMTSALATMRVDYDQVKIKDLKTSNNRLLNKRRKKQAGSSSGSQGCNNQ, from the exons atggactgcagcccaccaggctcctctgtccgtgggatttcccag CTCCTGTACGACAGCCCCAAGGCCCGGCAGGAGGTGGACCACCACTGGCAGGCCTCCGGTGGCCCCCACATCGTGCGCATCCTGGATGTTTATGAGAATATGCATCACAGCAAACGCTGTCTCCTCATCATCATGGAATG CATGGAAGGTGGTGAGTTGTTCAGCAGGATTCAGGAGCGTGGTGACCAGGCTTTCACTGAAAGAG AAGCTGCAGAGATCATGCGGGATATTGGCACTGCCATCCAGTTTCTGCACAGCCGGAACATCGCCCACCGAGATGTCAAG CCTGAAAACCTGCTCTACACGTCCAAGGATAAAGATGCGGTGCTGAAGCTCACGGACTTTGGCTTTGCCAAAGAGACCACCCAGAATGCCCTGCAAACTCCATGTTACACTCCCTACTATGTGG CTCCTGAGGTTCTGGGTCCAGAGAAGTATGACAAGTCATGTGACATGTGGTCCCTGGGCGTCATCATGTACATCCT CCTGTGCGGCTTCCCGCCCTTCTACTCCAACACGGGCCAGGCCATCTCCCCGGGGATGAAGAGGAGGATCCGCCTGGGCCAGTATGGCTTCCCCAGCCCTGAGTGGTCCGAGGTCTCCGAGGATG CCAAGCAGCTGATCCGCCTCCTGCTGAAGACGGACCCCACCGAGAGGCTGACCATCACGCAATTCATGAACCATCCCTGGATCAAC CAATCGATGGTGGTGCCCCAGACTCCACTCCACACGGCCCGAGTGCTGCAGGAGGACAGAGACCACTGGGATGAAGTCAAG gAGGAGATGACCAGCGCCTTGGCAACCATGCGGGTGGACTATGACCAGGTGAAGATCAAGGACCTGAAGACCTCTAACAACCGGCTCCTCAACAAGCGGAGGAAGAAGCAGGCAGGCAGCTCCTCCGGCTCGCAGGGCTGCAACAATCAGTAG